One region of Macadamia integrifolia cultivar HAES 741 chromosome 11, SCU_Mint_v3, whole genome shotgun sequence genomic DNA includes:
- the LOC122092835 gene encoding switch 2 encodes MSLNSFKETLKPCNSFPFISSYTQPSITEETNPITLPRKPPKSSLSQQLQRLEDPSLFYSNQPPQTQRNDEKVAVKGGKEDDICDDEDEDEEEKEGFTHRRERRRDESVSTLFQFGATGPFEPLLVSSPGENPVVQVPASFNCRLLEHQREGVRFLYSLYKNNHGGILGDDMGLGKTIQTIAFLTAVVGNNEEEEDSNLPKGSQSVNKGSVLIVCPTSVIHNWEDEFSKWGTFSVAVYHGPNRDLTLEKLEAHVVQILITSFDTFRIHGTILSEVQWDIVIVDEAHRLKNEKSKLYSACLGIKTRKRFGLTGTVMQNKIMELFNLFDWVAPGSLGTREHFREFYDEPLKHGQRSNAPERFVRVADERKQHLVDVLHKYLLRRTKEETIGHLMRGKEDNVVFCAMSELQKRVYRRMLQSPDIQCLINKDLPCSCGSPLTQVECCNRIVPNGIIWRYLHRDNPDGCDSCPFCLVLPCLVKLQQISNHLELIKPNPRDDIEKQRKDAEFASAVFSADIDLVGGNTQNESFIGLSDVEHCGKMRALERLLSSWVVQSDKILLFSYSVRMLDILEKFLIRKGYCFSRLDGSTPSCLRQSLVEDFNSSPSKQVFLISTRAGGLGLNLVSANRVVIFDPNWNPAQDLQAQDRSFRYGQKRHVVVFRLLAAGSLEELVYSRQVYKQQLSNIAVSGKMEKRYFEGVQDCKEFQGELFGISNLFRDLSDEYFTSEIIESHEKSGQAQGHQNRKAGPVQLGKNHVSSKEESESFLLGSKSRESDELDKAITDKPMLQDLGIVYAHRNEDIVNFGPGLQGRKDVSMLKNDTTEHPCRPKLGKRNSNGTQNVGKREEASLKKQKKAQFSHLAQFMGMGELEFSKWLLSASLSEREKVLWNYRKHREKANNG; translated from the exons ATGTCACTGAATAGCTTCAAAGAGACTCTAAAGCCTTGCAACAGCTTCCCCTTCATCTCTTCTTACACACAGCCTTCAATTACCGAAGAAACTAATCCAATTACACTTCCAAGGAAACCTCCCAAGTCCTCTCTCTCCCAACAACTCCAACGCCTCGAAGATCCTTCTCTTTTCTACTCAAATCAACCTCCACAAACGCAACGAAATGATGAAAAAGTAGCAGTCAAGGGGGGGAAGGAAGATGATAtttgtgatgatgaagatgaagacgaggaggagaaagaagggtTTACCCATCGGCGCGAACGCCGTCGGGACGAATCCGTGTCTACCCTCTTTCAGTTTGGTGCGACTGGACCCTTTGAACCTCTGCTCGTCTCTTCTCCAGGCGAAAATCCCGTAGTACAG GTTCCTGCTTCTTTCAATTGTAGGCTTCTTGAACATCAAAGAGAGGGAGTGAGGTTCTTATACAGTTTATACAAGAACAACCATGGGGGTATCCTTGGAGATGACAT GGGGTTGGGGAAGACCATCCAAACGATTGCTTTCCTGACTGCTGTGGTTGGAAAtaatgaggaagaggaagactctaaTTTACCAAAGGGAAGCCAATCGGTAAATAAGGGGTCTGTGTTGATTGTCTGCCCTACTTCTGTTATTCACAATTGGGAAGATGAGTTTTCTAAATGGGGAACCTTTAGTGTTGCTGTTTATCATGGACCAAATCGTGATCTTACTTTGGAGAAACTTGAAGCACATGTGGTTCAGATACTTATAACCAGTTTTGATACATTTAGAATTCATGGCACTATCCTATCTGAGGTTCAATGGGATATTGTGATAGTTGATGAGGCACAcagattgaaaaatgaaaaatcaaaacttTATTCAGCATGCTTAGGAATTAAAACCAGGAAACGTTTTGGTCTTACTGGTACAGTAATGCAGAATAAAATTATGGAGCTTTTTAATCTTTTTGATTGGGTTGCGCCTGGTTCTCTAGGGACACGGGAACATTTTCGAGAGTTCTATGATGAACCACTTAAGCATGGTCAGAGGTCTAATGCTCCTGAACGATTTGTTCGGGTAGCAGATGAGCGTAAGCAGCACCTAGTGGATGTTTTACATAAATATCTATTGAGAAGGACCAAGGAGGAGACTATTGGACATCTAATGAGGGGTAAAGAAGATAATGTTGTGTTTTGTGCAATGAGTGAGTTGCAGAAGCGTGTTTACAGAAGGATGTTACAGTCTCCAGATATCCAGTGTCTGATAAATAAAGACCTACCTTGTAGCTGTGGAAGTCCTTTAACTCAGGTGGAGTGCTGCAACAGGATTGTGCCGAATGGAATAATATGGCGTTATCTTCATAGGGACAACCCTGATGGTTGTGATTCATGCCCCTTCTGCCTTGTACTTCCTTGCCTTGTAAAGCTTCAGCAG ATAAGCAATCATCTGGAGCTGATTAAGCCTAACCCCAGGGATGATATAGAGAAACAGAGGAAAGATGCAGAGTTTGCCTCTGCTGTCTTCAGTGCTGATATTGACTTGGTTGGGGGAAATACTCAGAATGAGAGCTTCATTGGCCTTAGCGATGTTGAACACTGTGGAAAAATGCGAGCTTTGGAACGGTTATTGTCATCATGGGTTGTACAGAGTGATAAAATTCTTCTGTTCAGCTATTCCGTCAG GATGTTGGACATACTGGAAAAGTTTCTCATACGCAAAGGTTATTGCTTCTCCAGACTCGACGGTTCAACTCCATCCTGCTTACGGCAGTCACTTGTTGAGGACTTCAACTCAAGTCCAAGCAAACAG GTGTTCCTCATATCAACTCGAGCTGGAGGGTTGGGCCTGAATCTTGTCAGTGCAAATCGCGTTGTAATATTTGACCCAAATTGGAACCCAGCGCAGGACTTACAGGCACAAGACAGGTCATTTCGTTATGGGCAAAAACGACATGTAGTGGTTTTTCGCCTTCTTGCAGCTGGTTCCCTAGAGGAACTTGTGTATTCCCGTCAGGTATACAAGCAGCAGCTATCAAACATTGCTGTTtcaggaaaaatggaaaaacggTATTTTGAAGGTGTACAG GATTGCAAAGAATTTCAAGGTGAGCTTTTTGGGATTAGCAATCTGTTCCGTGATCTGTCTGATGAGTATTTCACTAGTGAGATCATTGAATCACATGAGAAGTCAGGACAAGCACAAGGGCATCAAAATAGAAAGGcaggtccagttcaacttgggAAAAATCATGTTTCttcaaaggaagaaagtgaatcatTTTTGTTGGGCTCAAAATCCAGAGAATCTGATGAGTTGGACAAGGCTATTACTGATAAACCAATGCTTCAAGATTTAG GAATTGTCTATGCTCACCGAAATGAAGATATTGTCAACTTTGGGCCTGGGCTCCAGGGCAGGAAAGATGTGAGCATGCTCAAGAATGATACCACTGAACACCCGTGCAGACCCAAATTAGGGAAAAGAAATTCGAATGGAACCCAAAATgttggaaaaagagaagaagcttcattgaagaagcagaagaaggcTCAGTTCAGTCACCTTGCTCAGTTTATGGGTATGGGGGAATTAGAGTTTAGTAAGTGGTTACTGTCTGCTTCACTGTCAGAAAGAGAAAAAGTGCTTTGGAACTACAGGAAACACAGAGAGAAGGCGAACAATGGCTGA